The DNA sequence CGGTGACGGTCACCCCGTCGATGACCTTGGTGGCCCGCCGGTCGGCGAACTCGGGGCGGGTCGACACGTCGGTCGTACCGGAGATCTCGTTCTCGTGCCGGGCGACCAGCTCGCCGTCCCTGGTCGGCACCAGGTCGGGTTCGATGAAGTCGGCGCCCTGCCGGATCGCCAACCGGTACGCCTCCAGCGTGTGCTCCGGCCGGTAGCCGCTGGCGCCCCGGTGTGCGATCACCGTCGGGCGGTCGGATGCCCTGGTCCCCTTGTCGGCCACGGCCGGGGCACTCGGGACCGCCACGGCACCGACCACCAGCAGCGCGCCGGCCAGGCCAAGAGCGGAAAGGGTACGTCGCAACGCCGTCTCCTCGTCGTCGGGCGCGATCACGTGCGCACGGGTACGGCGCACTCGCGGACCCGAGTCAAACGGCGCACCACGACCATCGATTGATCTACACCTGTCCATCCGGTGAACCTCGCGGGTGGGACTGATGGCCGACCGCGCCGGCCCGCACCGAGCCCCGGCCGGAGCACGGGTCGCGCCAACCTCACGATCGGGCTCACGGATCGCCCATCGATCGACCACTGAGCGTGATATGAACAGCGACGATGCGCCGGCCGCTGCAACACCCCGCCCGGATCGTGCCGCTGGCGTTCCTGTGCGCGATCGCCGTGGGCACGGTCCTGCTGATGCTGCCGGTGACCCGGGAGGGGCCGGGCGGGCCGAGCTTCGTCACCGCGCTGTTCACCGCCACCTCGGCGATCTCGGTCACCGGCCTGACGGTCGTCGACACGGCCACCTACTGGTCCGACGCCGGGCACGTGCTGATCCTCGTACTCGCGCAGCTCGGCGGCTTCGGCATCATGACCCTGGCGACGCTGCTCAGCCTGCTGGTGTCGCAGCGACTCGGCCTGCGCAGCCGGCTGTTGGCCCGGGCGGAGAGCAGCCTCGCCCTGGGCGACGTACGCCACGTGCTCGGCCGGATCGCGCTGACCATGCTGATCTGCGAGTCGGTCATCGCCGTCTTCGTCGCCGGGCGGCTGTGGATCCACTACGACTACCCGTTTGGCAAGGCCGTCTGGTACGGCGTCTTCCACGCCGTGCAGGCGTTCAACAACGCGGGCTTCGCCCTCTACAGCGACAGCATGGTCCGCTTCGTGGGCGACTGGTGGATCTGCCTGCCGCTGTCGCTCGGCATGCTCGCCGGCGGCATCGGTTTTCCGGTGCTGTTCGAACTCGCCCGGCGGCTCGGCCGCCCAGGGAACTGGTCGACGCACACCCGGCTCACGGTGTGGGGCGGGCTGGTGCTCGGCCTCGCCGGCCTGCTGGTCTTCCTCACCTTCGAGTGGACCAACCCAGGCACACTGGGGCCGCTCGGCACCCACGAGAAGCTGATCGCCGCGATCTTCCAGGACGCGTCGACCCGGGCGGGCGGCTTCAACAGCCTGGACTACAGCGCGATGAACAGCGAGACGATCGCGGTCTGCATCGCGCTGATGTTCATCGGGGGCGGCAGCGCCAGCACCGCCGGCGGCATCAAGATCACAACCTTCTTCCTGCTGGCATTCGTGATCTGGGCCGAGATACGGGGTGAGCCCGACGTCGTCATCGGGCGGCGCCGGATCGCCGAGACCACCCAGCGGCAGGCGATCACGATCGCGTTGCTCGGCATCGCGCTGGTCACTGGTGGCGCGCTACTGCTGATCGCGCTCACCGACGGGGTCGGCCTCGACACAGCGGTCTTCGAGGTGACCTCGGCGTTCGCTACCGTGGGGTTGTCGACCGGGCTGACCCCGACGTTGCCGGACAGCGCGCAGATCGTCCTTGTGGTGCTGATGTTCATCGGCCGGGTCGGCACGATCGTGGTCGCCTCGGCGATCGCGTTGAACGCCCGCACCCGGCTCTACCGATATCCGGAGGAGCGTCCGATTGTTGGCTGACGACCAGGCCGTGCCGAAGGGACCGATGGGGCCGGCGCGGGGTGCGGGCCGGGCGCCCACGGCCGCCGAGGGCGTCGCGGTCCTCGGGTTGGGCAGGTTCGGCGGGCAGGTCGCGGCATCACTGCTGCGGCTCGGGCACGAGGTGCTCGGCATCGACGAGGACCCCAGGCTGGTGCAGCAGTGGTCCGACCGGCTGACCCACGTGGCACAGGCGGACACGACCGACAACGAGGCACTGCGGCAGCTCGGTGTGCCAGACTTCGGCCGGGCCGTGGTCGGCATCGGCACCGACATCGAGGCCAGCGTGCTGACCGTCCTGGCGTTGACCGAGGTCGGCGTCAAGGAGATCTGGGCGAAGGCGACCTCCAGCAAGCACGGCAAGATCCTGTCGGCGGTCGGCGCCCAACACGTCATCTACCCGGAGGCGGCGATGGGCGACCGGGTGGCCCACCTGATCACCAGCCGGATGCTCGACTTCATCGAGTTCGACGACGGCTTCGCGATCGCCAAGATCCGCGCGCCGGAGGACATGGTGGGCCGGAACCTGGCGGACATCGGGCTGCGGACGAGGTGGGGCGTGACGGTGGTCGGGGTCAAGACACCGGGGCGGGAGTTCGACTACGCGCAGGCGAGCACGGTCATCCCGGCCGACAGCGTGCTCATCGTGGCCGGCACGACCGAACAGGTGCAGGAGTTCGCCGCCACGACCTGACCGGCCCGCGGCTCAGTCGTCGTCATCACCGTCGTCGTCATCGTCGTTGCTGTTGTTGCCGTTCCCGTTGTTGCCGTTCCCGTTATTGCCGTTGTTGCCGTTCCCGTTCCCGTTGTTGCCGTTGCCGCGGTTGCCGGACCCGCCGTGGCCGACCTTCTCGGTGCGGCCGGCACCACCGGCGGTGGCCGGTGGCGGGGCGGCACCGGCCGGGTGCGCGCCCGCGACGCCACCACCCACCTGCTGCTGGCCGGCCACTCCGCTGACCCGTACCTCGCACGGCAGACCGTCGAGGTGGAACCGCACCGGAAGCGCGTTGGCCGTGGCGTAGGTGCCGGTCAGCGCGATGGACACGGCCGCGCCCGGCGCCAGCGTGTCGGTGTCCGCCGGCGGTCGTACGGTCACGTCCCGTCCGGCCTGCCGCCACGCCGCCGGTTCGCCACCGACCATGGTCTGGTCACCGGGCAGCGCGAACGTCAGCGTCCAGCCCTGCCGGGTCTGCCCGTCGTTGGTGAGCGTCAGCTCGGCGTCGAACGCCTGTCCGGAATCGGTGCGCACCGCGTACTCGACCTGGCAGGGCGCGGCCGGTTGGTTGCCCATGGCGAGGTTCGTCGGTTCGTCGCCGGTGGCCGGGCTGCCGCCGCTCGCCGCCCAGCCGACGCCGGTCACCATGAGCAGGGCGGCGCCGGCCACCGTGGCAGCGACCCGCCGTCGGACGCCCGGGGTTCGGCCGGACCACCAACGCTCCAGCCGGCCGGGGGCCGACAGTCCGCTGGAGCCGGGCAGCGCGCCGGTCGCCGTGGTTCCCGGAAGGATCGTCGTGCCGGCCACGGCCAGTTCGTCGGCCGGCCGATCGGCCGCGCCGTCCGGCGCGGGTGACACCGGTACGACCCCGGCCAGGCCGACCGCGGCGGCGAGCGTACGGGCGACGTCGGCGCTGCTCGGCCGGTCGTCGGGCGCCTTGGCCAGGCAGCGCCGGCACAGTTGTGCGACCTCGTCGGGCAGCCCCTCGACCGGTGGCAGCGGGGCCGGGTCGGCGTGCCGGTGGTTACGGAGCATCTGGGTGGTCGTGTCGGCCTCCCAGGGCAGCCGGCCGGCCAGGCAGCGATAGAGGAGCAGGCCGAGGGCGTAGACGTCGGTGGCCGCCGACACCTGCCCGGCGTCGAGCCGTTCCGGCGCCAGGTAGGCGGGGGTGCCGAGCAGCTTTCCGTCCGGGTCGGTGTCGCTCTCGCCGGCGAGGGCGGAGATGCCGAAGTCGACGACCTTCGCGCCGGTGGGGGTCAGCATGACGTTGCCCGGGGTCACGTCGCGGTGTACCACGCCGCGGGCGTGTGCCGCGGCCAGCGCGGAGGCGACCTCGGCACAGGCGGCGACCGCGTGCCGCCAGGGCAGGGTCCCGTGGCGGGCCAGCCGGGCCTCCAGCGACTGCCCGTCGACGAGTTCCATGACCACGTACGGCACGGGGACGTCACCGTCCCAGGACTCGCCGAAGTCGTAGACGTTGGTGATGTGCGGATGGATCAGCCGGGCGGCGGCCTTCGCCTCGACCCGCAGCCGGTGCCGGAACGACCGCTCGGCGGCCAGCCGGGAGGCGAGCACCTTGATCGCCACCTGCCGGCCCAGCACCTCGTCGTAGCCGCGCCAGACGACCGACATCCCGCCGGCGCCGAGTTGTTCCACCAGCCGGTAGCGGCCGCCCAGCAGTTCGTTGCCCACCCCACGCATGACCGGATGGATGCCCCTGGAGCAGGGCTTTCAATCTTGACGACCGAAATCGGTCAGCCGGGAGGTCTCCGGTCAGCCGACGGTCAGGAGCTGGTCGACGGGGCGTACTCGTCGGTGAGGACCCGGGCGCCGTCGACGAACCGGTCGAGGTCGGCGCCCGCGAGCAGGGTCGCCGGTTCGTCGACCGAGGTGTCCACGCTGTGGCGCAGGCCGTCGACGTCGAGCGGGGTGTCGGAGGCGACGATGAGGAAGTTGGCGCCTTCCTCGCCGGCCAGCCCGGCGGGCGGGGCGATGACCGCGACGTTCGGGAAGACCGCGGCGACGGTGGCGAGCTGGGCGCGGATGAACCGCAGCGGCGGGTAGTCGATCACGTTCATCACGTAGATGCCGCCCGGCCGGACGATCCGGTGCACCTCGGCGGCCATCTCCCGGGTGGCCAGGTGCCAGGGCACCGTCAGATGGCCGAACGCGTCCCCGACGACGAGGTCGGCGCTGTCGGTGGGCCGCTGGGTGACCAGCATCCGGGCGTCGCCGACGACCGGTTCGAGGTCGGGTCCGGGGCGTACGTCCAGTTCGCGTTCGCCGAGTTCGACCAGCCCGCCGTCGATCTCGAAGACCACGTTGTCGGTGCCGGGACGGGTCGCGGTCAGGTAGCGGGGCACGGTGAACCCGCCACCGCCGAGGTGTACGGCGTCCAGCGGCTGCCCGGGCGGTGCCATCACGTCGGCGACCGCCCCGATCCACTGGGTGTAGGCGAACTCCAGGTGTGTCGGGTCGGCGAGGTCGACGTACGAGTGGTGGGCCGAGTTGAGCACCAGCAGCCGGCCGGTGGAGTTGTCGGGGTCGACCTCGACCGACGCGCAGTGGTATTCGGTTTCCACGTCGCATGGGTCGGGAGCGACGACGGAGACGGTCACCGCAGCCAGGCCGACGACGGCGACGAGCGCTTTCGTGCCGGTACGTCCCGGGAGCGCCCCGCCGCCCTGTCGGCGCAGGTAACCGCCGACGACGAGGCCGGTGACGCCGAGCACCACGGCCAGCCCGATGATGATGACGGTGCTGCTGAAGACCGCCACCAGCACGAAGCCGGTGCCCAGGGTGGCGGTGATCGCGCCGAGGGTGCCGATGCTGGACAGTTTTCCGACCACCTGGCCGGTGTGCCGCAGGTCGCCGAGCTGGAGCTTGACCACCAGCGGGGTGACGGCGGAGAGCAGGGCGGCGGGCACCACGACGGCCAGCGCGACGAGCAGCAGCATCCCGGCCGCGGCGCCGCCGCGCAGCAGTTCGCCGGCGTAGCGGACGACTGGCAGGGTCACCGCGGTGGCGATGGCGGAGATCAGCAGCGCCGGGGCGAGCAGGGTACGCGGGTCGCGGCGGTCGGCGAGCCAGCCGCCGAACCAGGTGCCGTACGCGATCGCGGCCAGCGCCACGCCGATGACCGAGCTGGTGACCTGGAGGGTCACCCCGACGTAGGGCCCGACCAGGCGCAGGGCGGCGGTCTCCAGGACGAGCACGGCGCCGCTGGAGAGGAAGACGAGTGCGGCGGCGAGGCCGTTCGGGAGCGGGCGGCGCAGCTCGTCGGCCGCCGCCGTGATCGCGGTGTCCATCGCCTGCGATGGTACGCAGGCCGGCTGGACGCTTCCGGTGAGACCGGAAGGTCAGATCATCGATAGATGGACGTGGTTGGTGTGGTCGCCGGCCGGGCTGCCGCCGCCGTTGTAGTTGCTCCAGCCGGTGCCGGGCATCCAGATCTGGCGGTACCAGATCACGTAGAGCACGCCGAGCCGGCTGGCGTTCTTGATGTAGAAGGCGGCGAGGTTGTTGCCGTAGGTGCGGTCGCCGCCGGTGGCGTGGACGTTCTGGAAGCCGCTGGTCGCGGCGGAGAAGTCGCAGGCCCGCCCCTTGGGGTGTTCGCCGCTGCCGCCGCTGCGGAAGCAGGAGACGTAGCGCTTGAAACCGGCGAGCTTGGCCTCGTTCATCGCGTGCAGGGTGCGTGGGGTGATGCAGCCGGAGGTGGTGGGGTCGTCGACCGTGCAGGACTCCTTGGGCCAGGAGCCGTTGGGATTGCGCGGTGCGGCCTTGGCCGCCGGGGAGTTGGCGTTGACGTAGCCTCCGCTGGCCCCGCCGCCGACGGCGGCCAGTGCCCGCTCGGCGTCCTTCTTCTTCTTGGCCATGATGTCGAGCTGCTTCTTCTGCTCGTTGACCTCGTTGTCCATCGCGGCCTTGGCCCGGTCGGCCTGCTCGCGGGCCGCGGTCAGGGCGACCAGTTGCCGGTTCTCGTGCCGGGCGATCGTCTCCAGGCCGGCCGCTCGCTGGAGGAACGACTCGGGCGACGCGCTGTTGACCATGATCATAACCGCCGACAGCCGCCCCCTGCGGTAGGACTCGGCGGCGATCAGGGCGACCTCGTCGGTCAGCGCCGCAAGGTTGGCCTCGACCTTCTGGAGTTCCAGGGTCAGTTCGAGCTGACGTTTCTGGGAGTTCTCCAGGGCCGCCTTGGCCTCGACGTGCCCCTTGGACGCCGCCTCGAGCGCGTCGCGCAGGTTCTTGCTGCCCCCCTCGTCCGGCGTCGAGCCGGGCGCGGCGAGGACGGCGCCACCGGGCGAGCCGACGATGACCGACGTGGCGGTGAGGATCGCGGCGAACAGCGCGACCGCGCGGCGCCGGAGCAAGGCCGTCCTGGGCACGAAAGTGGATCCTTCCGTCGGCCGCCTGAGCCCCCGGCCGGGTCGCTCACGACGGGTGGCGACCCTTTCACTTTCGGCGGCGACCCCGCGCACCGGTGCTGTTGACGCCGGTCGGCGGCGCCATCGGGCGGAGACCGCCGGTCAGCATACCGGACGACGGGAAGCGGCTGGTTACTCCACAGTGGAAGATCCATCCAGGATCAAGCTAGGCTAGCCTAGCCTAACTGGAGTACGTGCGAGGAGTGCAGGATGCTCAGGTCCGAAGCCCGGATCGTCACCGACCGTCCCGGGCGATACCTGGCCCAACTCTGCCGGCACTTCTCTCACAAGATCACCACAGAGTGGACCGACGAGCGCGGCTTCGCCGACTTCGGCTTCGGCACCTGCACCCTGCTCGCCGAGGACGGCACCCTGGTCCTGCTCGCGCAGGGCACCGACGAGCCGGGCCTGTCCCGGGTCGAATACGTCGTCGGCGACCACCTCGAACGGTTCGCCGCCCGGGACGGCCTCACCGCCCGGTGGAGCCGCCCCTCGCCGACCTGACCGCCCGGCCGCCGGCGGCCGAGCGGCCCGGCCTCCGGGAGGCCACCGGTCACACCCCGGCCGCCCGCAGCACCTCACGCACCTCGTGCCAGATCGGCTCGCTGGCCGCCGCCACCAGGCCAGTTCCCTCGCTGGTCGCCTCGTACGGGCGACCGTCGAGACGGCAGGCCATTCCGCCCGCCTCCCGGACCAGAAACGAGCCCGCGACGTGGTCCCACGGCAGGGTCCGCCAGAAGACCGCGAAATGCTGCACCCCGGCAACCAGATCGGCGTACTCCCGGCCGGCACAGTGCAGGCCGGGCAGCACCTCGCCGAGCACCCGCGCCCGCTCCCGGAACGCCTCACGCACCCCGGGCGGGAAGAACCGGGTCATGATCGGCCCGCGCAGCCCGCCGGGCGGCGGCGGGTCCGCGCTGATCCGCATCCGCACGCCGTCGACGTACGCGCCGGAGCCGGCCTCGGCGACGGTCAGGCTGTCGGCCACCGGGTCGTGGATCCAGCCGGCGACGGCCGTACCGTCGCGCACCAACGCCACCATGATCGCGAACGGCGTCCGGCCGGCGGCGTAGTTGGCGGTGCCGTCGATCGGGTCGACCAGCCAGACCGGGTCGGTCCCACTCAGCCGGTCGAGCAGCGCCGGATCGGCCGCCACGCCCTCCTCGCCCACCACGACCGAGCCGGGCAGCAGCGCGGTCAGCCCGGCGCTGAGCACCTCCTCGGTGCGCTGGTCGGCGACGGTCACCACCTCGCCGGGCGCCTTCTCGCTGACGTCGGCGCTGGAGAGGTGCTGGAACATCGGCAGCACGACCTCGGCGGCCGCCTCCCGGATCAGCGCCGAGACCTGGTCGATCATCAGCTACGCGGGGGCAGCTTGACCACGCTGACGAAGAACTCGTCGATCTGGCGTACCACCGAGATGAACCGCTCGAAGTCGACCGGCTTGGTCACGTATGCGTTCGCGTGCAGCTGGTAGCTGCGCAGGATGTCCTCGTCGGCCTGCGACGTGGTGAGCACCACCACCGGAATCCGGCAGAGCTGCTCGTCCTTCTTGATCTCGGCCAGCACCTCGCGGCCGTCGCGGCGCGGCAGGTTGAGGTCGAGCAGGATCAGGTCGGGGGCGACCGCGTCGGCGTACTTGCCCTCCCGGCGCAGATAGGCCAGGGCCTCGGCACCGTCGGAGACCACCCGGAGCCGGTTGCGCAGCTTGTGCTCCTCGAACGCCTCCTGGGTCATCAGGACGTCGCCCGGGTCGTCCTCGACCAGGAGAACCTCGATCGGGCTCCTGCCATCGGCGGGTGCGGTCACGCCACAGTCTCCTTCACACCGTCGGGCCGTTGCGCCGGCTCGTCGTCCCCGGTGTCGGCCGCGTCGGACCCGCCCGGTTCGTCGGCCGCCGGCTCGTCGGCGACCACGGGAAGAGTAAAGCGGATGGCCGTACCCTCGGTGACCTCCGGGTCGACCCAGATCCGGCCACCGTGATACTCGACGATCTTCTTACCGATCGCCAGCCCGATGCCGGTGCCCGGATAGGCGTCCTTGGAGTGCAGGCGCTGGAAGATCACGAAGATCTTGTCGGCGAACTCCGGTTCGATTCCGATGCCGTTGTCCTGGCAGGTGATCTCCCACTCGTCGCCGGTGCGGCGGGCCGAGAGGTGGACCCGGGCCGGCACGTCCGGCCGGCGGAACTTGATCGAGTTGCTGACCAGGTTGACCAGCAGGTTGGTCAGCAACGGCTCCTCGCCGTGCACCACCGGCAGGTCCGACCAGGTCACCTCGCCGCTCGCGTACTGCCGGGCCGCCTCGGTCTGCCCGGCCACCTGCGTCATCACCTCGTCCAGGTCGACGTCGGTGAAGCCGGTGGTGAGCCGGCCGATCCGGGAGAACGCCAGCAGGTCGTTGATCAGGCGCTGCATCCGCTGGGCACCGTCGACGGCGAACGCGATGTACTGGTCGGCCCGCTCGTCGAGCTGTCCCGCGTACCGGCGCTGGAGCAGCTGGCAGAAGCTGGCGACCTTGCGCAGCGGCTCCTGCAGGTCGTGCGAGGCCACGTACGCGAACTGCTCCAGGTCACGGTTGGAGCGCACCAGTTCCTCGGCCTGCTTCTGCAGCTGGCTGTTGATCCACTCGATGCGGGTCCGGGCCTCGCGCACCTCGGCCAGGTCGGCCGCGATCCGGCGGCGCATCCCGTCGACGTCCTCGGCCAACCTGGCCAGCTCGGGCGGGCCGACCCGCTCGATGTCGCGCTGGTAGTCGCCGGCCGCGATCAGACGCACCTGCCCGGCCAGGACGGTGACCGGGTTGATCACCAACCGGTTGATCCACAGGATCAGCGCCCCGGCGGCGATCAGGACCACGGCGGCCGCGGTCACGAGGAGGACGACCAGGGTGTTGCCGGTCTGCCGGGCGTCGCCGGCGATCTCGTTGCGCAGGGCCAGGATCTCCTCCTGAAGCTGCTGCACCTCCGCCCGCAACACGTCGAAGCGCACCCGGGACTGCTCGTCGAAGAGCGCCTGGGCGGCCCCCGTACCGCTGGTGTTGACCGTGTCGATCACCGGTACGGCGACCACGGCCCGCCACTGCTCGGCCTGCTCGCGGATCTGCCCCACCCGCCGGCGGATGTCCGGCTCGTCGGTCAGCAGGCCGTCCATCTGGGTGAGCAGGTCACGCTCCTGCTCGACGCCCCGCTGGTAGGGCACCAGGTCGACCGGGTCGCCGCTGACCGCGTAGCCGCGGACCCCGGTCTCCTGGTCGAGCAGCGTGCCGAGCAGCGCCTCGCTGCCGGTGCGCAGCGGGCCGCTCTTGTTGAGCAGGGTGTCGAGGTGGGTACGGTTCTGTGCGGCCTGGACCACCCCGATCGTGGCCAGCGCGGCCAGCAGCACCCCGATCAGCACACACATCGTGGTGACCCGCCGCCGCAGCGTCCACTTCCGCCCGTTCACCGCCCACCGCCCCGACTCACCAGCAGCATGGCGACGTCGTCGGCGAGCGGGCCGCCGTTGGTCAGCTCGGCCCGCCCGACCAGCCAGCCGGGCAACTCCTCCAGCGGCACCTTCGCGGTGTCCGGATGCCCGACCAGTTCGGTCAGCCCCGGCACGTCGAGCCGTTCGCTGCCGCCGCCCACCCGCCCCTCGATCAGGCCGTCGGTGTACATCAACAGGGACCAGTCATCGCTGTCGAACTCCAGATCGAAGGCGCGTGGGGGCCGTGGCCGGACGCCGAGCAGACGTCCACCGGGGGCCGGGACCGGCGCCACCTCGCCCCCGGACAGCAGCAGCGGCGGCGGATGGCCGGCGAGACGTACGGTGGCCCGGTTGCGGGCCAGGTCGAGGCGGACCGAGGCGACCGTCGCGAAGATCTCCCGGAGCCGGCGCTCGCTCATCAGGACCTGCTCGAGCGCCGGCAGTACGGCGTCGTCGGGCACCCCGGCGAGCACCAGGGCCCGCCAGGCCACCCGCAGTTCGACACCGAGCGCGGCCTCGTCGACGCCGTGCCCGCAGACGTCCCCGACGATGAGGTCGATCCGGTCGGGTGTGGTCTGCACCACGTCGTAGAAGTCGCCGCCGATCAGGGCGGCGTGCCGGCCGGGCCGGTAGAAGGTGTGGACCTCGACCTCGCGGGTCGTCATCAGCGGCTGGGGCAGCAGGCCGCGTTCGAGGCGGGCCGACTCGGCCTGACGCAGCTCGGCCTCACGCAGCCGACGGGCGTTCTCGTCGGCGCGCTTCCGCTCGACCGCGTAGCGCAGCGCCCGGGTCAGCAGCACGCCGTCGACCTGCCCCTTGACCAGGTAGTCCTGGGCGCCCTCGGCGACGGCGCCGACGCCGAGGTGCTCGTCCTGCCGGCCGGTGAGCACGCAGACCGCCGCGCCGGAACTCATCGCCAGCACCTGGCGCAGCCCGTCGAGCCCCTGCGAGTCGGGCAGACCGAGGTCCAGCAGGACACAGTCGACCCCGCCGATCTGCTGACGGGCCTGGGTGATGCTGGTGGCGACGATCAGGTCCATCGCGGCGTCGGCCTCGGCCAGCAGCTCGCCGACCAGGAACGCGTCGCCCTCGTCGTCCTCGACGAGCAGCACGCGCAGGCGTTCGGCCTGCGGCAGCGGCAGGCCCGAACCGAGCCGGGCCCGGGGCGGGACGACGGAGGAACCGGTCACCACGGCACCCCTTCGGATCGCATCTGCGGCACTCTTCCCGGACGGTCGCTGATCGTCGCTCTCGGGGCGACCCGTACGGGTCGCGTGCGCCCACGCTATTCGACCGTCCGGCCGAGCGGCCACCCGGTCCGGTCCGCTGGCCCCGGAGCGCCCGCTGTCGGATGATGACAACCCCCGATCGCAGGAGGCACCGTGGCCGCACCGCTGCTCCCCCCGGCCGACCGGTCGCTGGCCCGCCCGCCCCGCCGCGTCGTGGCGGCGGCCGCCGCCCTGGCCGCGCTGGTGCTGGTCGGTGCCGCCGGCCTGCTGGAGATCCGCCCGCCGCGGCCCCGGCCCGCCGACGCGCCGGCCGGGCAGTTCAGCGCCGACCGGGCGGCCGAACACCTGCGGATCGTCGCCGCGGAGCCGCACCCGGCCGGCAGCCCGGCGAACGACCGGGTACGCGACCACCTCGTCGGCACCCTGCGCGGGCTGGGTCTGGAGACCGAGGTGCAGGACACCGTGGCGCCCGAGGCCGGCCAGCTCAGCGGCGCCGCCGGTGGCGCGACCGTGGCCCGGGTCCGCAACGTGGTCGCCCGGCTGCCCGGCACCGATCCGACCGGCCGGGTCTTCGTCGTCGCGCACTACGACTCGGTGCAGCTCGCGCCGGGCGGCAACGACGACGGGGCCGGCACGTCGACGATCCTGGAGGTGGCCCGCGCGATGG is a window from the Polymorphospora rubra genome containing:
- a CDS encoding potassium channel family protein is translated as MGPARGAGRAPTAAEGVAVLGLGRFGGQVAASLLRLGHEVLGIDEDPRLVQQWSDRLTHVAQADTTDNEALRQLGVPDFGRAVVGIGTDIEASVLTVLALTEVGVKEIWAKATSSKHGKILSAVGAQHVIYPEAAMGDRVAHLITSRMLDFIEFDDGFAIAKIRAPEDMVGRNLADIGLRTRWGVTVVGVKTPGREFDYAQASTVIPADSVLIVAGTTEQVQEFAATT
- a CDS encoding serine/threonine-protein kinase, with the protein product MRGVGNELLGGRYRLVEQLGAGGMSVVWRGYDEVLGRQVAIKVLASRLAAERSFRHRLRVEAKAAARLIHPHITNVYDFGESWDGDVPVPYVVMELVDGQSLEARLARHGTLPWRHAVAACAEVASALAAAHARGVVHRDVTPGNVMLTPTGAKVVDFGISALAGESDTDPDGKLLGTPAYLAPERLDAGQVSAATDVYALGLLLYRCLAGRLPWEADTTTQMLRNHRHADPAPLPPVEGLPDEVAQLCRRCLAKAPDDRPSSADVARTLAAAVGLAGVVPVSPAPDGAADRPADELAVAGTTILPGTTATGALPGSSGLSAPGRLERWWSGRTPGVRRRVAATVAGAALLMVTGVGWAASGGSPATGDEPTNLAMGNQPAAPCQVEYAVRTDSGQAFDAELTLTNDGQTRQGWTLTFALPGDQTMVGGEPAAWRQAGRDVTVRPPADTDTLAPGAAVSIALTGTYATANALPVRFHLDGLPCEVRVSGVAGQQQVGGGVAGAHPAGAAPPPATAGGAGRTEKVGHGGSGNRGNGNNGNGNGNNGNNGNGNNGNGNNSNDDDDDGDDDD
- a CDS encoding DUF2218 domain-containing protein, which translates into the protein MLRSEARIVTDRPGRYLAQLCRHFSHKITTEWTDERGFADFGFGTCTLLAEDGTLVLLAQGTDEPGLSRVEYVVGDHLERFAARDGLTARWSRPSPT
- a CDS encoding response regulator is translated as MTAPADGRSPIEVLLVEDDPGDVLMTQEAFEEHKLRNRLRVVSDGAEALAYLRREGKYADAVAPDLILLDLNLPRRDGREVLAEIKKDEQLCRIPVVVLTTSQADEDILRSYQLHANAYVTKPVDFERFISVVRQIDEFFVSVVKLPPRS
- a CDS encoding coiled-coil domain-containing protein, whose product is MPRTALLRRRAVALFAAILTATSVIVGSPGGAVLAAPGSTPDEGGSKNLRDALEAASKGHVEAKAALENSQKRQLELTLELQKVEANLAALTDEVALIAAESYRRGRLSAVMIMVNSASPESFLQRAAGLETIARHENRQLVALTAAREQADRAKAAMDNEVNEQKKQLDIMAKKKKDAERALAAVGGGASGGYVNANSPAAKAAPRNPNGSWPKESCTVDDPTTSGCITPRTLHAMNEAKLAGFKRYVSCFRSGGSGEHPKGRACDFSAATSGFQNVHATGGDRTYGNNLAAFYIKNASRLGVLYVIWYRQIWMPGTGWSNYNGGGSPAGDHTNHVHLSMI
- a CDS encoding fused MFS/spermidine synthase, whose protein sequence is MDTAITAAADELRRPLPNGLAAALVFLSSGAVLVLETAALRLVGPYVGVTLQVTSSVIGVALAAIAYGTWFGGWLADRRDPRTLLAPALLISAIATAVTLPVVRYAGELLRGGAAAGMLLLVALAVVVPAALLSAVTPLVVKLQLGDLRHTGQVVGKLSSIGTLGAITATLGTGFVLVAVFSSTVIIIGLAVVLGVTGLVVGGYLRRQGGGALPGRTGTKALVAVVGLAAVTVSVVAPDPCDVETEYHCASVEVDPDNSTGRLLVLNSAHHSYVDLADPTHLEFAYTQWIGAVADVMAPPGQPLDAVHLGGGGFTVPRYLTATRPGTDNVVFEIDGGLVELGERELDVRPGPDLEPVVGDARMLVTQRPTDSADLVVGDAFGHLTVPWHLATREMAAEVHRIVRPGGIYVMNVIDYPPLRFIRAQLATVAAVFPNVAVIAPPAGLAGEEGANFLIVASDTPLDVDGLRHSVDTSVDEPATLLAGADLDRFVDGARVLTDEYAPSTSS
- a CDS encoding TrkH family potassium uptake protein, with amino-acid sequence MRRPLQHPARIVPLAFLCAIAVGTVLLMLPVTREGPGGPSFVTALFTATSAISVTGLTVVDTATYWSDAGHVLILVLAQLGGFGIMTLATLLSLLVSQRLGLRSRLLARAESSLALGDVRHVLGRIALTMLICESVIAVFVAGRLWIHYDYPFGKAVWYGVFHAVQAFNNAGFALYSDSMVRFVGDWWICLPLSLGMLAGGIGFPVLFELARRLGRPGNWSTHTRLTVWGGLVLGLAGLLVFLTFEWTNPGTLGPLGTHEKLIAAIFQDASTRAGGFNSLDYSAMNSETIAVCIALMFIGGGSASTAGGIKITTFFLLAFVIWAEIRGEPDVVIGRRRIAETTQRQAITIALLGIALVTGGALLLIALTDGVGLDTAVFEVTSAFATVGLSTGLTPTLPDSAQIVLVVLMFIGRVGTIVVASAIALNARTRLYRYPEERPIVG
- a CDS encoding inositol monophosphatase family protein translates to MIDQVSALIREAAAEVVLPMFQHLSSADVSEKAPGEVVTVADQRTEEVLSAGLTALLPGSVVVGEEGVAADPALLDRLSGTDPVWLVDPIDGTANYAAGRTPFAIMVALVRDGTAVAGWIHDPVADSLTVAEAGSGAYVDGVRMRISADPPPPGGLRGPIMTRFFPPGVREAFRERARVLGEVLPGLHCAGREYADLVAGVQHFAVFWRTLPWDHVAGSFLVREAGGMACRLDGRPYEATSEGTGLVAAASEPIWHEVREVLRAAGV